The stretch of DNA GCCAGTTGCCCTCGATTTCGTTCATCGCGCGAATAATCGGCAGCTGGCGGAAGGCGTTGTTCAAGTGATCGTCGCCGCGGATTACGTGGGTCACGCCCATGTCGTGATCGTCGACCACGACCGCGAGCATATAGGTCGGCGTGCCGTCGGCGCGCAGGATGATGTAGTCGTCGATTTCCTCGTTGCGCACCGTGACAGCGCCCTGCACGCGGTCATGGATCGTGGTCTCGCCGTCCTTGGGGGCCCTGATGCGGATCGTGAAGGGCGCGCCCTCGGGAGCTTCGGCCGGATCGCGGTCGCGCCAGCGCCCGTCATAACGCAGCGGCTTCTTGTTGGCGCGCTGCTCCTCGCGCATCGCTTCGAGTTCTTCGGGCGTGGCGAAGCACTTGTAGGCGTGACCCGCTTCGAGCAGCTGCCAGGCGACCTCGGCATGGCGCTCGGCCCGGTCGGACTGGAACACGGGGGGGGCATCATAGTCGAGCCCCAGCCAGGCGAGCCCGTCTATGATCGCGTCGATCGCGTCCTGCGTGGAGCGCTTGCGGTCGGTGTCCTCGATCCTGAGCAGCGTGCGGCCGCCGTGGTGGCGGGCGTAGAGCCAGTTGAACAGCGCCGTGCGCGCGCCGCCGATATGGAGGTATCCGGTCGGCGAGGGAGCAAAGCGGGTGACCACTTCGGCCTTGGTGGCCGCGGCGTCGGTGCTGCTTTCGCTTGCCATGAGCTGATATTTCCTGTTAACTTTGAGCGGCTTGGCGCCAGATATTCAAGAAGCCGGGCCGGTCGGGGGCGACAAGCCGATGCGCGATGTGCCGATCATTCCGATGGGGGACGATCCCGGCGGCAGCGATGCCGCTGGCGAAGGGGTGCCGCGCCCTTGGCAAAGAGCGGGCGGCTTGTCCAGCATGGGCGGCAGTCCCGGCGACGCGGCCGAAGCCTTTCTCGCCCGCGCCGGCTTCGACCGCGCGCCCTGGCTGGCAGTGGTATTTGCCGGCGGGATCATCGCCTGGTTCGCGTTGCCCGCAATGTGGCACTGGTGCGCGGCGATGGCGGGCGGGATGGCGATGGCGCTGGGCGCGCTGGCGGTATGGCCGCCGGGCACGGTCGCGGACGAGACGCGCGCCAACCTCCGGCTCGCGCTGGTCACTTGCGGATTGGTCTTCGCCTTCGGGATCGCGGTGGTCTGGGCGCGCTCGGCGCTGGTCGGGGCCGAGCCGATCGCGCGACCCATGGTGGCGCTGCTCGACGGCGCGGTGCTGGAGCGCGAGGATCAGCCTGCCGACGGGCGCCTGCGCCTCACGCTTGCGATCCGCGATGCCGAGACGGGGACGGCGCGCAAGGTCAGGGTCAATGTGCCGCTCGCCAGCTTCGGCGCGGATGGCGTGCCGCCCGGCCTTGCCGAGGGCGCGGTGGTGCGGCTGCGCGCGCGGTTGATGCCCCCCGCCTCGCCCATGCTGCCGGGCGCCTACGACTTCGCGCGTGCGGCGTGGTTCAAGGGGTTGGCGGCGACGGGAACGATGATCGGCCGGCTCGAAGTGCTGCGCCTGGCCCCCGAAGCGGGCGGGCTCGCGTCGCTCCAGCGCTGGCTGGCTGCGCATGTGCGCGCGCGGGTCGACGGGTCGGCAGGCACTATTGCGGCCGCCTTCGCCAGCGGAGACCGCGGCAGTATCAGCGAGGCCGACGAGATCGCGATGCGCGATTCCGGGCTGACACACCTGCTCTCGATCAGCGGGCTCCACGTGAGCGCGGTGGTGGGCGCGGCCTACATCCTCGCGCTACGACTGCTGGCGCTGTGGCCCGCGCTGGCACTGCGGGTGCGGCTGCCGGTGGTCGCTGCCGGGGCAGGAGCGCTGGCGGGGGTCGGCTACACGCTGCTGACCGGGGCGGAGGTCCCGACGGTGCGCAGCTGCGTCGCGGCGCTGCTGGTGCTTGGCGCGCTGGCGCTGGGGCGCGAGGCGCTGTCGCTGCGGATGGTCGCGCTGGCAGCGGGATTCGTGCTGCTGCTGTGGCCCGAGAGCGCCATCGGCCCCAGCTTCCAGATGAGCTTTGCCGCGGTGCTGGCGATCGTCGCCCTCTCCAACAGCGCCCCGGTGCGCGCCTTCCTCGCCGCGCGCGAGGAGCCGCTGTGGGCCCGCTATGGACGCAGGGCAGTGATGCTGTTCGTCACCGGCGTGGTGATCGAACTGGCGCTGATGCCGATCGTGCTGTTCCACTTTCACCGCGCGGGGGTCTACGGGGCTTTCGCCAATGTGGTGGCGATCCCGCTGGTGACCTTCGTCTCGATGCCGCTGAGCGCGCTGGGTCTGCTCCTCGACACGCTCGGGCTGGGCGCGCCCGCCTGGTGGTTGGTGGAGCAATCGCTCGATCTGCTGCTCGCGATCGCGCGTTTCACCGCCGGGCAGGCGGGGGCGGTGCGCTTGATGCCGCAGATCGGCGGGGTGACGGTCGCGCTGTTCGCGGCGGGCGGTTTGTGGCTGGCACTGTGGCGCGGTCGGGTGCGGCTTGCGGGGCTCGTTCCGGTGGCTCTGGCAAGCGCGCTGGTCGCGGCAACCCCGGTGCCCGATCTGCTGATCGCCGGCGACGGCCAGCAGGTCGGCATTACCATGCCCGGACCCGACGGCACCGCGCGCCTGCTGGCCTTGGGCGACAGCCGCTCCTCCTACACCCGCGACAACCTGATGGAGTTGGCCGGTGTCAGCGCTGAGCCCGTGCCGCTGGCGTCCTGGCCCGGTGCGCGGTGCTCTTCAGCCTTCTGCACCCTTGCCATCACTCGTGACGGTCGCGACTGGGTGCTGTTGCTCGGCCGGGGCCGCAAGCAGGTCGAGGAGCGCGCGCTCGCCGCTGCCTGCGCCGAGGCCGATATCGTCGTCGCCGAGCGCTTCCTGCCCCGATCCTGCCGCCCCCGCTGGCTGAAGGCCGACCGCCGGATGCTGACGCAGTCGGGCGGGCTGGCGATCGACCTGTCCGCCGAGAGGATCACGTCGGTGGCCGAGGGACAGGGCGCACATGGCTGGTGGCGCCCCGAGGCCCCCCGATCCCGAACACCTCAGTGATAGCGGCGCAGCAGCCCCGCCAGTTTGCCCTGAACCTCGACCTCGTCAGGGCGATAGAACTGCGGATCATAGGTCGCATTGGCCGGATCGAGCCGCACCTTGCCAGCTTCGCGGCGCAGGTACTTGAGCGTTGCTTCCTCGCCGCGCACCAGAGCCACGACGATCTCCCCGTCGCGCGCGGTGTTGGTCCGCCGCACCAGTGCGAAATCGCCGTCGAAGATCCCGGCTTCAATCATGGAGTCGCCCGACACTTCGAGCGCA from Porphyrobacter sp. YT40 encodes:
- a CDS encoding ComEC/Rec2 family competence protein, with amino-acid sequence MAPDIQEAGPVGGDKPMRDVPIIPMGDDPGGSDAAGEGVPRPWQRAGGLSSMGGSPGDAAEAFLARAGFDRAPWLAVVFAGGIIAWFALPAMWHWCAAMAGGMAMALGALAVWPPGTVADETRANLRLALVTCGLVFAFGIAVVWARSALVGAEPIARPMVALLDGAVLEREDQPADGRLRLTLAIRDAETGTARKVRVNVPLASFGADGVPPGLAEGAVVRLRARLMPPASPMLPGAYDFARAAWFKGLAATGTMIGRLEVLRLAPEAGGLASLQRWLAAHVRARVDGSAGTIAAAFASGDRGSISEADEIAMRDSGLTHLLSISGLHVSAVVGAAYILALRLLALWPALALRVRLPVVAAGAGALAGVGYTLLTGAEVPTVRSCVAALLVLGALALGREALSLRMVALAAGFVLLLWPESAIGPSFQMSFAAVLAIVALSNSAPVRAFLAAREEPLWARYGRRAVMLFVTGVVIELALMPIVLFHFHRAGVYGAFANVVAIPLVTFVSMPLSALGLLLDTLGLGAPAWWLVEQSLDLLLAIARFTAGQAGAVRLMPQIGGVTVALFAAGGLWLALWRGRVRLAGLVPVALASALVAATPVPDLLIAGDGQQVGITMPGPDGTARLLALGDSRSSYTRDNLMELAGVSAEPVPLASWPGARCSSAFCTLAITRDGRDWVLLLGRGRKQVEERALAAACAEADIVVAERFLPRSCRPRWLKADRRMLTQSGGLAIDLSAERITSVAEGQGAHGWWRPEAPRSRTPQ